The Acidobacteriota bacterium genome has a segment encoding these proteins:
- a CDS encoding homocysteine S-methyltransferase family protein, whose translation MPKRSIVDRLKAGEVLLMDGATGTELQRRGVNINKGATVEGGLGVWSAAANIDAPGLVRAIHEDYLKLGADIIISNNFYTTRPMMAMIGKEDQWEEYTRRAVELAKQARDAVNSEAYVAGGFAPFDPEGDYAEEFEATARVLTKSGVDFLLPEYFAGDTYSDSPIEDCVTAVEACSKFDLPVFLGVCLVTEKGTMMHGESFDDLAAALKGLRLDCVLLMCCSAPAASACLPKLRKAFDCAVGAYAENEYIDNPKFGTSPDEPFFVFGPEGLDPEEYAGYAREWKKMGAQVIGGCCGTTPEHIRAIAPIVKG comes from the coding sequence ATGCCGAAACGCAGCATTGTCGACCGACTTAAGGCGGGCGAAGTTTTACTTATGGACGGGGCCACGGGAACCGAGCTTCAAAGGCGCGGAGTCAACATAAACAAAGGCGCGACCGTCGAAGGAGGCCTCGGTGTATGGTCCGCGGCCGCCAACATCGACGCCCCGGGCCTCGTCCGGGCGATACACGAGGATTACCTCAAGCTCGGGGCCGATATCATCATCAGCAACAACTTCTATACGACCCGGCCCATGATGGCGATGATAGGCAAGGAGGACCAATGGGAGGAGTACACGCGCAGGGCGGTGGAGCTGGCCAAGCAGGCACGCGACGCCGTCAACTCCGAGGCGTACGTGGCGGGCGGCTTCGCCCCGTTCGACCCCGAAGGCGACTACGCCGAGGAGTTCGAAGCCACTGCCCGCGTCCTCACCAAGAGCGGCGTGGACTTTCTGCTTCCCGAATACTTCGCGGGGGATACCTATAGCGATAGTCCGATAGAGGACTGCGTCACGGCCGTGGAGGCATGCTCGAAGTTCGATCTTCCGGTGTTCCTGGGCGTGTGCCTGGTCACTGAGAAGGGGACCATGATGCACGGCGAGTCCTTCGACGATCTCGCGGCGGCGCTCAAGGGGCTCAGGCTGGATTGCGTTCTGCTGATGTGCTGCTCCGCTCCCGCGGCTTCGGCCTGCCTGCCCAAGCTCCGCAAGGCTTTCGACTGCGCCGTCGGCGCCTACGCTGAGAACGAGTATATAGACAATCCCAAGTTCGGCACCTCGCCAGACGAGCCGTTTTTCGTGTTCGGGCCGGAGGGGCTCGACCCGGAGGAGTACGCCGGATACGCCCGCGAATGGAAGAAGATGGGCGCGCAGGTCATCGGCGGGTGCTGCGGGACCACGCCCGAGCACATCAGGGCCATCGCGCCCATTGTGAAGGGCTAA
- a CDS encoding MOSC domain-containing protein: MKKKLVGTLVSVHTSSKGAQRSVKVELDGFVGEKYRGFTRVAYEDDVSPEGTVRRNERQWSGVSAEELAVIQREMDLKEPLMAGTLRANICLKGISDFSKLPKGTKLIFPSGAVLVVEEENPPCDYMGDQIAAKHTTNSGKPITGALFFEHAAGLRGVVGVVDVPGVIKQGDKVIVEVYET; encoded by the coding sequence ATGAAGAAAAAACTCGTGGGTACGCTCGTCTCTGTACATACGAGCAGTAAAGGCGCACAACGGTCGGTGAAAGTTGAGCTGGACGGTTTTGTCGGCGAAAAGTACAGAGGCTTCACCCGCGTAGCGTACGAGGATGACGTGAGCCCCGAAGGAACCGTGAGGCGCAACGAGCGCCAGTGGTCCGGTGTGTCCGCGGAAGAGCTGGCCGTCATTCAACGGGAAATGGACCTGAAGGAGCCGCTCATGGCCGGCACGCTCAGGGCCAATATCTGCCTGAAGGGTATTTCCGATTTCTCCAAGCTTCCGAAGGGCACCAAGCTTATCTTCCCCTCGGGGGCCGTGCTGGTCGTGGAAGAGGAGAATCCGCCGTGTGACTACATGGGAGACCAAATCGCGGCCAAGCACACAACTAACTCCGGCAAGCCGATCACGGGGGCCTTGTTTTTTGAGCACGCGGCAGGATTGCGGGGAGTTGTGGGCGTCGTCGACGTGCCCGGCGTTATCAAGCAGGGAGACAAGGTGATTGTGGAGGTGTATGAAACTTGA